A genomic window from Osmia bicornis bicornis chromosome 4, iOsmBic2.1, whole genome shotgun sequence includes:
- the LOC114880972 gene encoding NAD kinase 2, mitochondrial-like, whose amino-acid sequence MKLSTCLNSTSYRPRLVLGVSRLSSLEYLRFRNPDLNEDQILSRMKEEGQDPQEILTEHQEQISCEQNLAAVLKKLDISFRITKRIGDATKCVKWADLVIPIGGDGTFLLASKLISDNKKPVLGINPVVSDKNTYFTLPYKYTTNMESIFEKLHSGEYELLMRSRIRTVMTGEGLYCRPFHIHEKDRTKGEKRSQSLIRSKGKKISDALQPRRRILPWLALNEVFIGEFLAVRPITLHLQVEDQEGYVFRSSGICVCTGTGSRSWYRSMNVKPADTVQSIVEMAIGKKLTIEETNKLLYKYRQSLLYPAEDLRMTYMIREMYRAPRCWRNKCYPDREMCNKITVKSYGFDAGLIIDRSISLPFNDGASASFDIKPEYALMNIIMT is encoded by the exons atgAAACTGTCGACCTGTTTAAATAGTACATCTTATCGACCGCGATTGGTGCTCGGTGTTTCGAGACTGTCCTCATTGGAGTACCTTAGATTTCGGAATCCCGATCTGAACGAAGATCAAATATTGTCGAGGATGAAAGAGGAGGGACAGGATCCGCAAGAAATTCTTACCGAGCATCAAGAACAGATTTCTTGCGAGCAAAATCTAGCAGCTGTTCTCAAGAAACTCGATATTAGTTTTCGTATCACGAAAAG GATAGGAGACGCAACGAAATGCGTGAAATGGGCGGACTTGGTGATTCCCATCGGTGGAGATGGTACGTTCCTTCTGGCGTCTAAGTTGATTTCAGACAACAAAAAGCCAGTGCTCGGAATCAATCCCGTAGTATCGGACAAAAATACTTATTTCACGCTTCCTTATAAGTATACGACTAATATGGAGAGTATATTTGAGAAACTTCATTCAGGAGAATACGAATTATTGATGAGAAGTCGCATACGAACAGTAATGACTGGAGAAGGACTTTATTGTCGACCTTTTCACATACACGAAAAAGACCGTAcaaaaggagagaaaagaagCCA GTCTCTTATACGatcgaaaggaaagaaaatatcaGATGCTCTTCAGCCTCGTCGTAGAATTTTACCCTGGTTAGCTCTGAATGAA GTGTTCATAGGAGAATTTTTGGCAGTCAGACCAATAACGTTACATCTACAAGTGGAAGATCAAGAAGGATACGTGTTTCGGTCGTCAGGTATATGCGTTTGCACAGGCACTGGTTCTCGATCCTGGTACAGATCCATGAACGTTAAACCAGCTGATACTGTTCAAAGCATCGTCGAGATGGCAATTGGTAAAAAATTAACCATCGAAGAAActaataaattattgtataaATATCGTCAAAGTCTGCTATATCCTGCAG AAGATCTACGAATGACGTACATGATACGCGAGATGTATCGTGCACCACGTTGCTGGAGAAACAAATGTTATCCGGATAGAGAAATGTGTAATAAAATAACGGTAAAATCGTATGGATTTGACGCTGGTCTGATAATAGACAGAAGTATTTCTTTGCCATTTAACGATGGTGCGAGTGCCTCTTTCGACATCAAACCTGAATACGCCCTGATGAATATCATTATGACCTAA